The Mixta hanseatica genome includes a region encoding these proteins:
- a CDS encoding GtrA family protein, producing MLRLFSKYVSVGVLNTAIHWIVFGACWVAGASQSIANLIAFIIAVTFSFCVNARYTFGSRVTPGRYILYVAFMGAMAASVGAMSDRLELNPIVTLILFSAISLVTGFFYSRFIVFRDAK from the coding sequence ATGCTCAGGTTGTTCTCTAAATATGTGTCGGTGGGTGTTCTGAACACGGCTATACACTGGATAGTTTTTGGCGCGTGCTGGGTGGCGGGTGCCAGCCAGAGCATTGCTAACCTCATAGCCTTCATCATCGCTGTCACCTTCTCGTTCTGCGTTAATGCTCGCTACACCTTCGGCAGTCGGGTAACGCCCGGGCGCTATATCCTTTATGTTGCTTTCATGGGCGCTATGGCCGCATCAGTTGGTGCAATGAGTGACCGCCTTGAGCTTAACCCGATCGTAACTCTTATCCTGTTCTCAGCAATCAGCCTTGTGACGGGCTTCTTTTACTCGCGATTCATCGTTTTCAGGGATGCGAAATGA
- a CDS encoding NlpC/P60 family protein, whose amino-acid sequence MLKSEFIDMVTGVPWADRACSFDEMDCWALVVLYYRHVLGIEIHHAPDYEAGADFLTCFSSEVVYWSLSDVIAEDGIFIAWYGSQPVHVGLIVGGRALHSRGESGHVRADSIRTIQKLFTKVEFYYYADNPDSARSRPAEGKGICGAGTDIQRLA is encoded by the coding sequence ATGCTTAAATCTGAATTTATCGACATGGTAACGGGCGTACCGTGGGCTGACCGCGCCTGCTCGTTTGATGAGATGGATTGCTGGGCATTAGTCGTCCTCTATTACCGGCACGTTCTCGGCATTGAGATTCATCATGCACCTGATTACGAAGCCGGCGCTGATTTCCTGACGTGTTTCTCCAGTGAGGTTGTGTACTGGTCTCTTTCGGATGTGATAGCCGAAGACGGCATATTCATTGCCTGGTACGGATCACAGCCCGTACACGTTGGACTGATAGTTGGCGGTCGGGCATTGCACAGCCGCGGTGAAAGCGGGCATGTCCGCGCAGACAGCATCAGAACCATCCAGAAGTTATTTACCAAGGTGGAATTTTATTATTATGCCGATAATCCAGATTCAGCGCGTTCCCGGCCTGCCGAAGGAAAGGGAATTTGTGGCGCCGGGACAGATATTCAGCGACTGGCTTGA
- a CDS encoding phage tail protein encodes MAGQENVGSIVYEVDMELAPLIQGSQSANRAIGQLEGVADRAGKTFKGLDTQLTSTAKAVNDASNSSGRFKTSFQQAGYQIQDFIVQVQGGQSALVAFSQQGSQLAGAFGPGGAVLGAVIALGSVLAGVLMTALGSSSNKMKELQEAAEELNKVVVINSQGVAALSNDYARLAATNAALATQLRDAAVAKYAAEVENARKAISNIAEEQTSWWRSFSGGVASVTAAGNALDTLNIKTDNFRDAISQAEGAGTAFRSSTQTLLSTVDMMASKFDISEQSAFTLVKQLNDLAKNPTPDNVTRISQSLASMKSTTDEGRLALANFRDELAKAGASAAQAEQAVKDLEASIGRMRTEAQAANFDSLTKGLNQQLIALKQGKQAAVEYAIAQQDLTDEQKKEAVALSRQVAAAEADAEAKRKAEQAANRMAKSEDGVAQKLENLRQKAELSGQSTGELSRQQAILQAQQSLGNKATQEQINLAGQYAAKIWDQNNALKEQAQIKQGQKFAQQEITGAKTQIDPATGQAVDPLAKVNQEEQQKLAALAQYQALDTQNTQLYEDAKTAIQQQASNERIRIAQEEADNSAQAMSMLLGATSSSFDSLAQVIGEGAGKSSAAYKAMFVTAKAFAVAQGLLNLQTAIGNALALPWPANIPAVAAAAAAGGQVISAIGGISYGGGRKNGGPVSAGGLYQVGESGLPEIYQASNGRQYMIPGDNGSVISNKDLQGGASGGGVVINIQNYTNSTVDAQANDTGNGITVDVIVADLNQGGPISQAISSNHQAPRKARG; translated from the coding sequence ATGGCGGGTCAAGAGAATGTAGGCAGCATCGTCTATGAAGTGGATATGGAGCTTGCGCCCCTCATTCAGGGCAGCCAATCTGCAAACAGGGCGATAGGCCAGTTGGAAGGCGTAGCTGATCGCGCCGGTAAAACATTTAAAGGGCTGGATACGCAGCTCACATCTACAGCAAAAGCCGTTAACGACGCATCCAACTCATCCGGGCGATTCAAAACAAGCTTCCAGCAAGCGGGTTATCAAATTCAGGACTTTATTGTCCAGGTGCAGGGCGGGCAGTCCGCTCTTGTTGCTTTCAGTCAACAGGGTTCACAATTAGCCGGAGCATTTGGCCCGGGCGGCGCTGTTCTTGGTGCTGTCATTGCTCTGGGCTCCGTTCTGGCTGGCGTACTCATGACGGCGCTAGGTAGCAGCAGCAATAAGATGAAAGAGCTGCAGGAGGCGGCAGAAGAGCTTAACAAAGTCGTTGTCATTAACAGCCAGGGCGTTGCTGCACTGTCAAACGACTACGCCCGACTTGCTGCCACTAATGCCGCGCTGGCAACGCAATTACGTGATGCGGCCGTAGCTAAATACGCCGCTGAAGTAGAAAACGCAAGGAAGGCGATCTCTAACATTGCAGAAGAACAGACTTCATGGTGGCGCAGCTTTTCCGGCGGCGTGGCCAGCGTGACCGCCGCAGGCAATGCTCTCGATACGCTGAATATCAAAACCGATAATTTCAGGGACGCAATCAGCCAGGCTGAAGGCGCTGGCACGGCTTTTCGGTCAAGCACTCAAACGTTGCTTTCAACCGTCGATATGATGGCGAGTAAGTTTGATATTTCTGAGCAGTCGGCATTTACCCTCGTTAAGCAACTCAACGACCTCGCAAAGAATCCAACGCCTGACAATGTAACTCGCATTTCTCAGTCCCTTGCTTCAATGAAAAGCACTACTGATGAAGGTCGCCTGGCATTAGCAAACTTCCGTGATGAGCTGGCTAAAGCTGGCGCTTCTGCTGCCCAAGCCGAGCAGGCGGTAAAAGACCTTGAAGCCAGCATTGGCAGGATGCGAACAGAGGCGCAAGCCGCAAACTTTGACTCCCTCACCAAAGGCCTTAATCAGCAACTGATTGCTCTCAAACAAGGGAAGCAGGCAGCTGTAGAGTATGCGATCGCTCAACAAGACCTGACAGATGAGCAGAAAAAAGAAGCTGTGGCTTTAAGTCGCCAGGTTGCCGCAGCTGAGGCAGATGCTGAAGCGAAAAGGAAAGCAGAGCAAGCCGCAAATCGGATGGCCAAATCGGAAGATGGTGTAGCTCAGAAGCTGGAAAATCTGAGGCAGAAGGCTGAACTTTCAGGGCAATCTACCGGTGAACTTTCTCGCCAGCAGGCAATTCTTCAGGCGCAACAAAGCCTTGGTAATAAAGCCACTCAGGAACAGATAAACCTGGCCGGCCAGTACGCCGCAAAAATATGGGACCAGAATAACGCACTCAAAGAGCAGGCGCAGATTAAGCAGGGGCAAAAATTTGCTCAGCAGGAAATTACAGGAGCGAAAACACAGATTGACCCTGCAACAGGGCAGGCCGTAGACCCGTTAGCGAAGGTAAATCAGGAAGAGCAGCAAAAACTTGCAGCACTTGCCCAGTACCAGGCGCTTGATACACAAAACACGCAGCTATACGAAGACGCCAAAACAGCCATTCAACAGCAGGCCAGTAATGAGCGTATTCGCATAGCTCAGGAAGAGGCTGATAACAGCGCTCAGGCAATGAGTATGCTACTTGGAGCCACATCCAGTTCCTTTGATTCTCTCGCTCAGGTAATAGGTGAAGGGGCTGGAAAATCAAGCGCTGCTTATAAGGCCATGTTCGTAACAGCTAAAGCGTTTGCTGTGGCTCAGGGGCTGCTTAACCTGCAAACAGCCATTGGTAATGCTTTAGCCCTGCCATGGCCAGCTAACATCCCGGCTGTAGCAGCAGCCGCTGCCGCGGGTGGTCAGGTTATTAGCGCAATTGGCGGTATTAGCTATGGTGGCGGGAGGAAGAACGGCGGTCCAGTATCTGCAGGCGGCCTCTATCAGGTTGGAGAGAGCGGATTACCGGAAATCTATCAGGCCAGCAATGGGCGTCAGTACATGATCCCCGGCGATAACGGTTCGGTAATCAGCAATAAGGACTTGCAGGGAGGTGCATCTGGGGGCGGTGTGGTTATCAACATCCAGAACTACACAAACTCAACCGTGGATGCGCAGGCAAACGACACCGGAAACGGCATTACCGTTGATGTGATTGTCGCAGACCTTAATCAGGGAGGCCCGATTAGCCAGGCCATTTCCAGCAACCATCAGGCGCCACGTAAGGCGAGAGGATAA
- a CDS encoding host specificity factor TipJ family phage tail protein, translating to MPIIQIQRVPGLPKEREFVAPGQIFSDWLEGQNLHNEVRINVNGRELQDDDELAFPVQNDDRIIIFDQPKSGDLVKTILNPLEHLNPIKFTQKIMSGLIKQPSAGSIGQSKTSPNNSLKGQTNLARNGEAKPDNFGLIRAFPDLIQESLFEYTNNLKYITEYMNFGLGYYTVSSVRYSESNLGSMAGASFSIYNPGQAIGTVNEGYQFDDVDGQEVPGQNESGDFPIESASAKTVISGKYSGGQILMKIVKQTEFDYFMGLALPHAVTFVVNLTYPTASGNVTKDFTLSGVLTSATQTDNGSVTSPVYYYNFVLGNINGSGASYVTTATINNTKFVLNDNEALVVGPFFSPVPSSQLWLHTQSGLGGNSETNWKVTLWRVDDDNAQVPGTTQTFTYRQTTPHDSTSETFYRTDKITPKGGYGRYAINFQRTDNSSDASQLKVEAIHAVNVRTGVSYRNDTIVRVTVRQTENATSARERKYNALINRHVISYNLTTQKVDYTIRPSRKFADIALHNWLVIGGQAESSIDIYGLYQIQAELDAIDERLGYFDYTFDDEDVSLGQRMETICDAAGVSVFWDDGVLSFTLDKKRDRPATVFNRSNTVETGYSLSYDMTLPGGYDGVEVQYRNPTTNKQAFVRYRIRNNQIELGEPVKAKKFEMMYIRDAFQADYRAKKECRRLIYSRMSMGITALADGEWVNVGDMVQIPDTYDTNQQAGYIVSRNGNDFETSERINFSGSMFVVVTDSQGNPTARYPASPRSDTAFGFTAAIPDIDLNIFDGYNVQSPSRYVIATTEELDSTRWIISEKKPNSNGTTSLNLAEYSDLIYS from the coding sequence ATGCCGATAATCCAGATTCAGCGCGTTCCCGGCCTGCCGAAGGAAAGGGAATTTGTGGCGCCGGGACAGATATTCAGCGACTGGCTTGAGGGTCAGAATCTGCATAATGAGGTGCGGATTAACGTAAATGGCAGGGAGCTACAGGACGATGATGAACTGGCCTTTCCTGTACAAAATGATGACCGGATTATCATTTTTGACCAGCCAAAAAGCGGCGACCTTGTTAAAACCATCCTCAACCCGCTTGAGCACCTCAACCCGATAAAATTCACGCAGAAAATCATGTCAGGGCTGATTAAGCAGCCATCTGCTGGAAGCATAGGGCAAAGCAAAACCTCGCCAAACAACAGCCTGAAGGGCCAGACCAACCTGGCGCGTAACGGTGAGGCAAAGCCGGATAACTTTGGTCTTATTCGCGCCTTTCCTGACCTGATTCAGGAGTCTCTTTTCGAGTACACGAACAACCTGAAGTACATCACCGAGTACATGAATTTCGGCCTCGGGTATTATACGGTCAGCTCGGTTCGCTATTCAGAGTCCAACCTTGGCTCGATGGCCGGCGCCTCATTCTCAATTTACAACCCGGGGCAGGCGATCGGGACCGTAAATGAGGGATACCAGTTTGATGATGTGGACGGGCAGGAAGTACCCGGGCAGAACGAATCCGGCGATTTCCCTATAGAAAGCGCATCGGCGAAAACAGTTATCAGCGGAAAATACTCAGGCGGCCAGATACTCATGAAGATAGTCAAACAGACCGAGTTTGATTACTTCATGGGGCTGGCATTGCCACATGCGGTAACGTTCGTGGTGAACCTGACATACCCCACGGCTTCCGGCAACGTAACGAAAGACTTTACGCTTTCAGGCGTTCTGACATCGGCAACGCAAACCGATAATGGCTCAGTGACCAGTCCGGTCTATTACTACAACTTTGTGCTGGGCAATATTAATGGCTCCGGCGCCTCGTATGTCACAACCGCTACCATCAACAACACTAAATTCGTCCTCAACGATAACGAGGCGCTGGTCGTGGGCCCGTTCTTCTCTCCGGTTCCGTCAAGTCAGCTATGGCTGCATACTCAGTCAGGGCTGGGCGGCAACAGCGAGACGAACTGGAAGGTTACCCTGTGGCGCGTTGATGATGATAATGCGCAGGTGCCCGGAACCACCCAGACGTTCACGTACCGCCAGACAACGCCTCACGACTCAACCAGTGAAACCTTTTATCGAACGGACAAAATAACGCCCAAAGGTGGTTACGGACGCTATGCAATCAACTTCCAGCGCACTGACAACAGCAGTGACGCCAGTCAGCTGAAGGTTGAAGCAATCCATGCGGTGAACGTCCGTACTGGCGTGTCGTACAGGAATGACACGATAGTCAGGGTTACGGTAAGGCAGACAGAGAACGCAACCAGTGCCCGGGAGCGTAAATATAACGCCCTCATTAACCGGCACGTTATCAGCTATAACCTGACAACCCAAAAGGTGGATTACACCATCCGGCCGTCACGAAAGTTTGCTGATATCGCGCTGCACAACTGGCTCGTCATTGGTGGGCAGGCAGAATCCTCGATTGATATTTACGGTCTCTACCAGATACAGGCAGAGCTGGATGCTATTGATGAGCGGCTGGGGTATTTCGATTACACCTTTGATGATGAAGATGTCTCACTCGGTCAGCGTATGGAAACCATCTGTGATGCGGCAGGGGTGAGCGTGTTCTGGGATGATGGGGTGCTCTCATTCACCCTGGATAAAAAACGGGACCGGCCGGCGACGGTTTTCAACCGGTCAAACACGGTTGAGACTGGTTACTCCCTAAGCTACGACATGACGCTGCCTGGCGGATATGACGGTGTTGAAGTCCAGTACCGCAACCCGACCACAAATAAACAGGCATTTGTTCGCTACCGCATCAGGAACAACCAGATTGAGCTGGGTGAACCGGTTAAAGCGAAGAAGTTTGAGATGATGTATATCCGTGATGCGTTTCAGGCTGATTACCGGGCAAAGAAAGAGTGCCGGCGCCTGATATATTCACGCATGAGCATGGGTATTACTGCTCTGGCTGACGGGGAGTGGGTGAATGTAGGGGATATGGTTCAGATACCGGACACCTACGACACCAACCAGCAGGCGGGGTATATCGTTTCTCGAAATGGTAATGACTTTGAAACCAGTGAGCGCATCAACTTCTCTGGCTCAATGTTCGTTGTGGTTACTGACAGTCAGGGTAACCCGACGGCCCGTTATCCGGCCAGCCCGCGGTCAGATACTGCTTTTGGCTTCACTGCAGCAATACCCGATATTGATCTGAATATTTTTGACGGTTACAACGTTCAGTCCCCTTCGCGCTATGTCATCGCAACAACTGAAGAGCTTGATTCCACTCGCTGGATAATCAGTGAGAAGAAACCAAACAGTAATGGCACTACCTCGCTAAATCTCGCGGAATACAGCGATCTGATTTACTCCTGA
- a CDS encoding DUF1833 family protein → MPSFREYKSRRPNRVLYDTLTFYSEVFGYIRLVNMQIFPKTFAGQVYTPCRMEISESQQSSTPVIDCTVKFSRLAQDFKQQLKKWKGAARITPISVTYQRFDSADTSTPLKPWTLYVNDVSMDQNDVTVTLTLKNPLNNNVGRLYTPEEFPGLQNA, encoded by the coding sequence ATGCCTTCTTTCCGCGAATACAAGAGCCGCCGGCCGAACAGGGTGTTATATGACACCCTGACTTTTTACAGTGAAGTGTTCGGTTATATCCGCCTTGTGAATATGCAGATATTTCCCAAGACATTTGCCGGGCAGGTTTATACCCCATGCAGGATGGAAATCAGCGAAAGCCAGCAGAGCAGCACCCCTGTTATCGACTGCACGGTAAAATTCAGCCGGCTCGCGCAGGATTTCAAGCAGCAGCTGAAGAAATGGAAGGGTGCGGCACGAATCACGCCAATATCGGTTACTTATCAGCGCTTCGACTCTGCTGATACAAGCACGCCACTAAAGCCCTGGACGCTCTATGTTAATGACGTGAGCATGGACCAGAATGATGTCACTGTTACGCTGACGCTGAAAAACCCACTCAACAACAACGTTGGGCGCCTCTATACGCCTGAAGAATTCCCCGGACTCCAGAATGCTTAA
- a CDS encoding glucosyltransferase domain-containing protein yields the protein MLKLNKFDSGCWVIVLTTALFVLPIMLSGVLYQDDILRTANGEAYWGALGRPLSDVAVMALGFGSGFVVDSFPLSLILAGVLLGASSVMLYCRFAINRGIASGVVFSLFSLSPFFLQNLSYHFDSFPMMLGVFLAVLPYSKMAASFKLAFRVLFGAVCLVLALSLYQATINVFLSLCAIEITFALYSWGNGIDALRMSVERAASAIIGMIIYMKGVTPFFLSKNVHSDLVLKADDPAKSLFYNFERFWNIASSLMNDSLYMAWVLIIIVAIVGLIILSFRVAKSDFSLPSKIIGFAMFASGIAVALFSIAGPFIFVDKTVVAPRVMMGLPGFMLLIGYLASILSSKKITTIVCIIPVMFSLSYSSAYGNASKHQRSLEDKVFYDIASSLPPKLDGKKVYISGQISTAVATNMEFKRFPSLKWMVMPLYNWSGMVMLKHYGVKAEMGIPEMTKEKATLTQKRYFNIYAEKDIHIELQ from the coding sequence ATGTTGAAGTTGAATAAATTTGATAGCGGGTGCTGGGTAATTGTTTTGACTACAGCACTCTTTGTGTTGCCGATCATGCTTTCAGGCGTTTTATATCAGGATGATATACTTAGAACGGCAAATGGTGAGGCGTACTGGGGAGCACTTGGTCGCCCTCTGTCTGACGTTGCTGTCATGGCACTTGGGTTTGGTTCAGGATTCGTTGTTGATTCTTTCCCATTATCTCTGATACTGGCTGGCGTATTGCTTGGAGCTTCGTCAGTAATGCTTTATTGCCGGTTTGCGATTAATCGTGGCATCGCATCTGGCGTAGTTTTTTCTTTATTTTCATTAAGCCCGTTCTTCCTTCAAAATCTTTCTTATCACTTTGACTCCTTCCCCATGATGCTTGGAGTTTTCCTTGCCGTATTGCCTTACTCTAAAATGGCTGCATCATTTAAGTTGGCATTTAGGGTGCTATTTGGTGCTGTATGCCTTGTGCTTGCCTTGAGTCTCTATCAAGCAACAATAAATGTGTTCCTATCTTTGTGCGCCATAGAAATAACTTTCGCACTTTACAGTTGGGGAAACGGAATAGATGCATTACGAATGTCTGTCGAAAGAGCGGCCAGCGCAATTATTGGGATGATAATCTACATGAAGGGTGTGACCCCATTCTTCTTGTCGAAAAATGTTCACTCAGATCTTGTATTAAAAGCTGATGATCCGGCTAAAAGCCTGTTTTACAACTTTGAAAGATTCTGGAATATCGCATCAAGCCTGATGAATGACTCGCTTTACATGGCTTGGGTACTGATTATTATAGTTGCGATTGTTGGCTTGATAATTCTGTCTTTCAGAGTGGCAAAGTCTGATTTTTCTTTACCATCCAAAATTATTGGCTTTGCTATGTTTGCTTCAGGCATTGCAGTGGCACTATTCTCAATTGCTGGACCATTTATCTTTGTCGATAAAACTGTGGTTGCCCCTCGCGTAATGATGGGATTGCCTGGGTTTATGCTACTTATCGGCTACCTAGCATCCATACTCTCATCAAAAAAAATCACAACAATCGTATGCATTATTCCTGTAATGTTCTCCTTGTCTTACTCGTCTGCATATGGAAATGCAAGTAAACATCAGCGCTCGCTCGAAGATAAGGTGTTCTATGATATAGCATCTTCGTTGCCACCTAAGCTGGATGGTAAAAAGGTGTATATCTCTGGTCAGATATCTACCGCCGTCGCTACTAACATGGAATTTAAGAGATTCCCTTCCCTTAAGTGGATGGTCATGCCGCTTTATAACTGGTCTGGAATGGTGATGTTAAAACACTATGGAGTAAAGGCTGAAATGGGTATCCCAGAAATGACTAAAGAAAAGGCCACCCTTACTCAAAAAAGATATTTTAATATATATGCAGAGAAAGACATCCATATAGAATTACAGTAG
- a CDS encoding PerC family transcriptional regulator produces MTKKAEELEAKGLHRRAASRWLEVFDNCDTEVGREWIRSRRNQCLAKRVRPAVLIDTFGDVTRAAGDTQRRMGLAKPDGEAFRLKDEVSYQSRKVGKQRK; encoded by the coding sequence GTGACAAAAAAAGCAGAAGAACTTGAAGCGAAAGGTTTGCACAGAAGAGCAGCCTCTCGCTGGCTGGAGGTGTTCGACAATTGCGACACAGAAGTCGGGCGGGAGTGGATCAGATCCCGCCGCAATCAGTGTCTGGCGAAGCGTGTTCGCCCTGCTGTGCTTATTGACACCTTTGGCGATGTCACCAGAGCCGCAGGCGACACACAGCGCAGAATGGGGTTAGCCAAACCGGACGGCGAGGCCTTCAGGTTGAAAGATGAAGTGAGTTATCAATCAAGGAAGGTCGGAAAACAAAGAAAGTAA
- a CDS encoding glycosyltransferase family 2 protein: MKISLVVPVFNEEDAIPIFYQAVRKELPQYEVEIVFINDGSKDSTESIINALAVSDPLVKPLSFTRNFGKEPALFAGLEHATGDAVIPIDVDLQDPIEVIPQLIAKWQEGADVVLAKRTDRSTDGRLKRKSAEMFYKLHNKISNPKIEENVGDFRLMSREVVDNIRLLPERNLFMKGILSWVGGRTDVVEYARAERVAGNTKFNGWKLWNLALEGITSFSTFPLRVWTYIGLIVAGIAFIYGAWMIVDTLAFGNAVRGYPSLLVSILFLGGVQLIGIGVLGEYIGRIYLESKQRPRFILKQRKKNVEVE; this comes from the coding sequence ATGAAAATATCTCTCGTGGTTCCGGTGTTCAATGAAGAGGACGCCATACCTATCTTTTATCAGGCCGTTCGCAAAGAACTACCTCAGTATGAAGTGGAAATTGTCTTTATTAATGACGGCAGTAAAGACAGCACAGAGAGCATTATCAACGCGCTGGCCGTGTCTGATCCTCTCGTTAAGCCGCTGTCTTTCACGCGTAACTTTGGTAAAGAGCCGGCGCTGTTCGCTGGGCTTGAGCATGCCACCGGAGACGCGGTCATTCCCATCGACGTTGATCTGCAGGACCCGATTGAAGTGATTCCGCAGCTGATAGCCAAATGGCAGGAAGGAGCCGATGTCGTTCTGGCGAAACGCACGGACCGTTCTACGGATGGCCGCCTGAAGCGCAAGAGCGCTGAAATGTTCTATAAGCTGCACAACAAAATCAGCAACCCGAAGATTGAAGAGAACGTAGGTGATTTCCGCCTCATGTCTCGGGAAGTGGTGGACAACATCAGGCTGCTGCCAGAGCGCAACCTGTTCATGAAAGGCATCCTGAGCTGGGTTGGCGGTCGTACTGATGTTGTCGAATACGCCCGTGCGGAACGCGTTGCCGGTAATACAAAATTCAACGGGTGGAAACTGTGGAACCTTGCCCTTGAGGGGATAACAAGCTTCTCAACATTCCCTCTGCGCGTATGGACGTACATCGGTCTCATCGTAGCTGGCATAGCATTTATCTACGGTGCGTGGATGATTGTAGATACGCTAGCATTCGGTAATGCTGTGCGCGGGTATCCTTCTCTGCTTGTCTCCATCCTGTTCCTTGGCGGGGTTCAACTGATTGGGATTGGTGTTCTTGGTGAGTACATCGGCAGGATTTATTTAGAGTCCAAGCAGCGACCGAGATTTATTCTTAAGCAAAGGAAGAAAAATGTTGAAGTTGAATAA